ATCATCCTCAGGACAATCTCTGCATGTACGAACTCTATGTAGCTACTGATGAGAATGCTCTTGCATCGGCTGATGACGTATTCAGTTTCAACCCTTCCATGGAAGGATATGAGTACTCTGTTCTCGATTACGGCGATAACCTCAACTATATCGACGGAGAGCTCGATCCCAATGAGCTTCAGTCCGAGTTCATGCATATCCAGCAAGAACATACTTTTAATGATGCACTCGCTACACATGAATGGAGATTGGTATCCGAAAGAGGCTGATGCCCTTTAACTTAAGATCTGAGGCGGTCTTTCACTTTTGCCGGTGAGAGGCCGCTTTTGTATTGCGACAAATGTTATAATGACTTAACGTTGAATAGGGGAGTATGAGTTATCATGAATGATGCGACATTGAAGTTTGATGGTTATGCTGCCGATTATACTGCGGGAAGACCCGGATACGCGTCAGAGCTGATCGACTGTTTTTATAAGGATCACGGCCTTACGGCAGATTCCGTGATCGCAGATATCGGCTCGGGTACCGGAAAGTTTGCAAAGTTCCTTATAGACCGCGGAAATGAGGTCTATTGCGTAGAACCAAACGGTGATATGCGTCGAACGGCAGAGGCTGAGCTGGGAGGGTATCCGAATTTCCATTCGGTCAACGGCGGTGCCGAGGATACGTCCCTTCCCGATAAGAGTGTTGGCTTTATCACGACGGCTCAGGCTTTTCACTGGTTTGACGTAGAGAAGTTCAGGGCTGAGTGTTCGCGGATCCTAAAGGACAACGGCAAGGTCGCGCTGATCTGGAATGTGCGTGATATGAGTGATCCGATAAATATGGATCTCTACGGATTGTTCACTCGCTACTGTCCCGATTTCGTAGGTTTTAGCGGAGGAATAGTTAAGGATGATCAGCGGATAAGGGAATTCTTTCATGATAAGTATGAATATGTTTCATTCGATAATCCTTTGACTCTCGGCAGGGAGAAGTTCATCGCCAGATGCCTCTCGGGTTCGTATTCCATAAAGGAAGGCGATAAGGATTACGAGTCTTATATGGCTGAGATCATCGCGATCTTCGACAGATATTCCGATAAAGGAGCCGTATCGATAGCAAACAGTTCAGTAGCATATATATCCATGTTATAATGTGCAAAATGCGCGAAAGGAACATGCCGCCATGAGTATTACGACGAAACAGTTTCAGTTGCTTTCAGATATCGATCTGGTATGGGATTTCATGGTCGATATCTATGACCGCGAAAACGGCAGCGGAATGCCTGCTCCTTTCTTTGAGTATGCTATCTCATCTTCATGGTCTGATAAATCATATTCTTATCTCAACAGACTTTGGTTCGATGATGATAAAGTGGTTGCTTTCGTGTATTATGAGGCACCCGTAACGGATGTCTATTTCAGCGTCAGGAAGGGATATGAGTCCTTAGCTGACGAACTGATCGAATATGCGATATCGAGTATGCCGAACTTCAATGGCGAGCAGCGCCTGATGCTGTTTAACGGTCAGGAATTCCTTAAGGAAGCAGCAGCCCGCAGGGGATTCAAGCAGATCTACGAATATGAGTCTTATTTTCTTGACTTCGGTACCGAGATCGACCATCAGCTCCCCGAAGGTTATCACTTTGTCTATTCGGAGGATATCGACCCGGTGAAGCTCGCAAAGCTCTGTTGGTACGGATTCGGTCACGGTGATAAGGGCGAGTTCGTCGATTGGGATAAGCCTGATGATTCGGATGACTGGACCCCCGCTAAGGCTTATCAGGGGTGTATAGGTCCTATGCTCGCTCCGTCACCTCACGCTACTCCGGAGTTCAATATAGTTATTGCTGATGAGAATGACGAATATGTCTGCTTTTCAGGCATGTGGTGGGTAGCGGAGAATGATCTTGCCTATATGGAGCCTCTTTGTACTGCTCCCGAGCATCGCCGAAAGGGGTTGGCGTCTGCGGCTCTTACCAAGCATTTCAGACGGATGAAGGCACTTGGTGCTACCCATATGACAGGCGGCTCGGATCCTTTCTACAAAATGCTCGGATACGGCAAAGGCATACACTGGAGCTACTGGAAGAGATTTTGATGCAACAGCAAGTTGCTTGTTCACGGAGAAGTTCAGAGTCATACTGAGATCATAGAAAGATCGAAGGGAGAAAGACTTATGGAAACAAAAGACATACTCAGAAAGATACGTGAAGACAATAATCTCACTCAGGATCAGATGGCTGAGAAGATAATGGTAACAAGGCAGGCTGTAAGCCGCTGGGAACTCGGTGAGACTCAGCCTAATACGGATACATTAAAGATCCTTTCAAAGGAGTTTAACGTATCGATCAATACGCTACTGGGAAGTCCCGTAAATCTTGTCTGTCAGTGCTGCGGAATGCCGCTTACCGAAGATAGCATGATAAGCAGGGAACCTGACGGTTCGTTCAACGAGGAATACTGCAAATGGTGCTATACGGACGGAACATATATCTATAAGACAAAGGATGATCTTCTCGACTTCCTCATGGAGAATGCTCCTAACCCCGAGAGCATTTCGGATGAAGAGAGGAGGCTCCAGTACGACGGATACCTCTCACAGCTCAAGCATTGGTACAATATAAAGTAAAGAATTTCCGGATCCCTCAGACTTTTTGCCTGAGGGATCTTTGCTACACGTAAGATCCGGTCGTTGGTTGCACGGAGTTTGTGACTTATCTGCAAATGAGTGTGGATGAGGTTTGAAGAGCGATTAACTAACTGTTACCGGGTTACAGATAATTCATGCACAAAGGCGATCTGTTAGTCTATAATCTTACTTGTTCTCTGAAGAAGTGATCAAAGAAATGGATTGAGTGGAGGACATAAACATGTTGGACGCAGTAGAGCATTTAAAGCATAAGGGAAAACCCGATGATCTTTCTTACAGAAAGGCAACGCCCGAAGAAGAGGCTCGTTGCCGTAAGGCGGAGAAGTCAAAAGGTTATGCGATAACATCAAATCTTATCGGAGGCGCAGTAGTTACGGCTTTCAGCTTCTATTTCGCATTCAGCTTTATGGAGAGTTTTGAATACGCAT
The window above is part of the Ruminococcaceae bacterium KH2T8 genome. Proteins encoded here:
- a CDS encoding Methyltransferase domain-containing protein; protein product: MNDATLKFDGYAADYTAGRPGYASELIDCFYKDHGLTADSVIADIGSGTGKFAKFLIDRGNEVYCVEPNGDMRRTAEAELGGYPNFHSVNGGAEDTSLPDKSVGFITTAQAFHWFDVEKFRAECSRILKDNGKVALIWNVRDMSDPINMDLYGLFTRYCPDFVGFSGGIVKDDQRIREFFHDKYEYVSFDNPLTLGREKFIARCLSGSYSIKEGDKDYESYMAEIIAIFDRYSDKGAVSIANSSVAYISML
- a CDS encoding Helix-turn-helix; its protein translation is METKDILRKIREDNNLTQDQMAEKIMVTRQAVSRWELGETQPNTDTLKILSKEFNVSINTLLGSPVNLVCQCCGMPLTEDSMISREPDGSFNEEYCKWCYTDGTYIYKTKDDLLDFLMENAPNPESISDEERRLQYDGYLSQLKHWYNIK